A region of the Vanrija pseudolonga chromosome 2, complete sequence genome:
gctgctggcgctgccggtgccgtcgtggacgaggacgacgcccgccgcgccgtgccggcccCCGGCAGGCCGGCGATGAACATGAGCGGCTGGGGGTGCGAGAGGAACTCGAGTCAGCGGAGCACAAGCGGCGCACCTACCTCGGGCGGATACGAGTTCATCGTGCGTGCCGTATGCGTTGTGGAATGGAGTCTGGTGtaatgttgttgttgcgacGAGCCAAGCCGGTTGtcatctcgtcggcgcgggcgcggctgATGCGTCACTGTTGCcgtggtgggcggtggtgggtcAATGGCCCCGTGCCTAACTCCACATGGCAAACGACGACCTTTATGAGATTTTGCTGCTCGCGACCGCGTTCACTTGTTGTCAACACACTTGCACACCACAATGGTCCAGGCTAGAGCAGCAAAGAACCTCTGGGTCGCCGCGTCCGACGGCGACATCGCGCGCGTTCAGGTACGTGCGGCGGCACACTGCACCCACTCCGGCCCaagctcacacacaccacagGAGCTGATCGCCTCTGGCGCGACGGCAaacgacaaggacgagcacAGCTACACGCCgatgcacgccgccgcgtcgtacGCGCACCTCCCGCTGCTCGAGTACCTCGTCAGCGTGGGCGGAGACGTCAAcctgcccgacgacgacggggacaCGCCGCTCTTCACGTGTGAgagcgtcgacgccgcgcgctggctcgtcgagcacggcgccaacgccgctCACCGGAATGACGAGGGACAGACGGTGAGGACGGGACACGAGATGCGTGGGAGGATGGGCTGACCCTCccacaaggccgccgacagcgtcgaggacgagcacccagccgtcgccgcctaCCTCCGCAGCGtgacgggcgaggcggcccccgctgccccagccggcgccgaagTGTCCCAGTACGCTGTGGACCAGTACGCTTCCCGCCAGACCGACGACCTGCTGGCCGAGACGCAGCGCATcatggaggaggcggagcgcgatggtaccgaccccgaggagaGACTGCGCGAAGTTGTTGGCCGGGCGGTGCGCCAGGGCTTCAACTACGGTGGCGAGCTTGGACACGCTGCCGATGACGCTGCGGccaccggcgacgacgcaaaGCGGGCGCGTGGAGAGTAGAAGTAGAGGGCCGGGCATAGACAAACTGTACCATCATGCTTAGTTATTTGTGTACATGCGATGGCGAACGCGACAAGACTATCTAAGAGAGATTTGACTACATTTGACACTCGAGGCTAGGTCACTTCTTcaggagctgctcgacggcgtcgaccaccTCTTCTGGGCCAGTGACGTGCCAGCCAGCTAATGTCTTCTTGGCCGCAGACCCGACCGTGGTTGCAAACACTCCGTCCGGTCGGATGTGAATCTCCTTCTCAGGAAGCGCCtcagcgtcgtcggggtcgaggacggATGTGATGCCGACAGGAGGCTTCATCAACAcgggctcgtcctcgcgggGTCCTCCGGGAGGGAATACTGTCCTCAAGGCACGGAACATGTCCTCATCggtcttgtcgtcgccggcacACATGATAAAGTCGGCGTCAGGGTTCTCATAGATGAGACGTCTGACAATCTCGCCCTTGTTGATGGCCAGAGGTCGCACCTCAAGGTTCTTCTTGCCCACAAGGACTTCGAtcggtcggcgcggtgccaAGCTGCTCTCCAGCAGGTCGAGTGCCTGCTTACACTGGAACTCGCCAAACACGGGGTCGGCGTTGCGGTAGTGCCAGGTGATGGAAGCCTTCTTGAGCTCAATGGTACTACCCGTCGTTCGCTCCGTGTAGTAGCGGAAGATCTCCTCAACCTCGCTCATCCAGCTCATGTCGAGAGCCTCGGTCATGTTCATCCACTCGCCATCCTCTCTCGTCTTGACAAAGCTGCCGTGCTCGGCAGAGAAGCCCAGGTGCTTGACCATACCCCAGTGCTCCTCAAGGAAGTCGCCATCACGACCCGAGATGAGGTAGACGACGTTCTTggggtcggcagcgagggcggcaatgGCGGCACGGGTGCGGGCAGTAGGAACAGCCGCCGAGGGAACCTTGACAATAGGGGTGAGGGTGCCGTCGTAGTCGAAGAGCATAAGCCTCTTCTTGGCCGAGGCGTACTTTGACTTCATAAGCGCAGTGTCGAGGACGGGAGTTTGGTGTGCAGTGTGCTCGTTGCCGACGttctcgaggaggagctggacCATTGTCGCGGCCCAAGTGTGGCTAGTGTGACCAACTACGCTCTTGTAGAGTGCAGCATGGCGGGtttccttctcctcctcgcccatggACAGGCCTTTCTCGATCGCGTCCGCAACACCGACCAGGTCGTGAGGGTTGATCTTCAAAGCCTCACCAAACGATGAGCTGGTGCCCATGAACTCGGACAGGACCAAGGGCGACTTGTTCGACTTGTCCTGGCAGATGATGAACTCCATGGAAGTGGTGTTCATGCCGTCACGGAGAGAGGTGATGAGGGCGAGGTCAGCGACTGAGAGGAGAGCAAAGtactcgtcgcgctcaatgGCCTGGTGGCTGGATACGGTCAGTGCTGCAAGCCATAGATCACTCACTAATGGTGAACAGGGGTAAAGTCGAGGCTACCGTAGGTGCCGTTGATGTGgctgacgagctcggccaccATTCTCTCGAGCTTGGGCGACTCGGACAGGGCCGGTGTAGTCACCTGAATGAGCACGACCTTGTTCCTCCAGTCTGGGTACTTTTCAAGGAAGACTTCGAACGCCTGCAGTTTGTTGTACACTCCCTTGGGTGCGTCAAGCTTCTCACGGCCGACAATAATCTTCTTGTCGGCGTAGAGCTGGCGGAGGCTGTCCATCTTGGGGCGCACACCAGGGGCGTCGCGGTCGTGGGCCACACGCTTGACGTCGATGCCAATGGGGCAGTGGCTGACAACCGTGATGACACCGTTGACATCAACACCGTTGGTAGTCGACTCGTAGCCGCAGACACGAATACAGCTCGAAATGAAGTGGCGAGAGTACGAGTAGGTCTGGAAGAGAACCAAGTTGGCTCCGAGCATGCCCTCGAGGATTTCGTTTCTCTCTGCGGCTGTCAGCATCACCCCGCAAACTCCACTCACTGGGAAGGCAGCGGAAGATCTCTGAACTGGGCCACGGTGTGTGCACAAACAGGGCGATCATGACCTCGCTCGGGTCTCGGCTGTGGTCACCGGacttggcgctggcgctgtcACTCTGAGCTGCAGAGGTAGGCGGCTGAGTGCCGTAGGGGCCAGGGAAGCTCACGTGAGCCGACTGTCCCAAGAACTCGCGAATGAGCTTGGGTACAAGCTGGAGGTGGTAGTCGTGTACAAAGACCAAGTCTCCCGGCTTCCagacctcggcgacacgcTTGGCGAAGAGCTCATTGGCCTTCTGGTAGGCGATCCAGGAGGGGTCAGGCGAAGGGACCGTAGCCGTAGAGTCAAGCCACAGAAGGTAGTGGAAGAGGGGCCATAGTGCTGAGAAGTCAGTCGCACGTTCGTGCCAAAAGCCTTACTAGTCTTGCAGTATCCCTCATAATGGCCCTTGCTGATCTCCTGGGGCATGAAAACGGGGACGTAGGTGAGCTTGCCGTAACcctcctgctcgacctcggtgtcGCTGAACCTCTTGAGCTCGTTGGTGATTTCTCTTTGCTCCTTGAAATCAAAGTCGCTGCCAATGACCATGAGTGGCGACTGAGTTGGAGCTGCATGCAACTCGACATTGTCCTGGAGCACAAACGAGGACGGGTTTGTGGGGCCGAGGTTCGGCGTCGACTGGCCAGTCTTCCCAGCGGGCTGGGAGAGGATATCTCCTGTCCATGCAACGACAAGCTGCTCATGAGTGTCGGACAAGGAGCGGATACCCGACACCATTGCCGTGTGGCCCTGTCGGGCATGAATCTTCCACTTCTGGTCCGCGCTCTCGACAGTGACAATGTCCTCTGGCTTGAACTCTGGTGTGATGGGTGACGTCAGGGCGACATCAGTGTCGTTGGGCTGAGCGAGCCGAACAATTTCGACAGGCAGGTGGTGCGCGACGTGAATGATACGTCCGGATAAGGGCAAGCCCTTCGCTCTGTGGGCCGCTTCAAGAcgcgcgacctgctcgcgaATGTCTTCGAGCGATGGCGGAagcgccggcgtcgggtCGGGGTGCATCGACTCCTCCATCTTGTGGAATATGATTCTGGGGAGCGGGTGACGAGGGCCGTCTAGTACGAAGGAGCGGTACTGTGAGGTCCGATTTGGTTCAGTTGCAGTCGGTGTgacggggtgggggtggtgatggtgatggtggtggtggtggaagtgAGGGCGTCGCATGTTGATGAGGCAGGGAGCGATGGTCGCGAGGGGAAGGAACAAGTCGTCAGCTTgagctgcgtcgtcgcgatAAAGACGCAGAGGCACAGAGAGGGgagcgagggaggcgagATGGAAACATGACTCGGAACCCGGCTGACTGCACGGGGGACACCGCCCGACTCGTTGTGCACTGACAACATCGGGATCTTGGGCGCACCGTGCGATAAGGGGCAAGGAGGGGGGGCAAAGGTTTGGGTGGAGGGCGCCAGAGAAAACACAGTCACCAGAGGGGCTGAACGTACCAGTTTATGCCTGCGGCAACGGCTGAGCTAGATGAGACGTGGGAGGAGCAACAGCTGGAGCTTGAGTTGGGGCGGAGAGCTGGTGTAATGTCCTGGGAGCACGCCAGGTCACGAAGTGATATGAAGGGCCGAGGAAGTTGGAGGGTGGGAGTAAGAAGGGCCGCGCCTGCTTCCGAATGGGGGAGTGAGGGGCGAGGAtggatgaggaggaggaagtgTGTGTACCGCAAGTTCGATCAGTGATGGCGATGAAGCATGAGGAGTAGCACGATGATGGAAGACCTGCTACGAGTCTAGTGACTGACTACTTACTCCGGTCCACCCGTGGGAGTGATGAGCGTCATCGATGTCCCCCCCATGCACGACCAGCAAGCCAATCATCATCGTCCCTGACCACAACCCCGCCAGACACCACCTAGACTTTATGGCATGCCGCAGGCACTATGCGCCAAATCACGACGGCTTATCCCGATCATGAACATGAGCCCATGACCAAACTGCCCCAATCTTTCATGCCTCGAGGCATGCAGGCAAACCCCACGCCGATAAGTGGAGGCAGCCACCACCTTGCCACTGTACGATGCTGGCCACGGTCTACACGCCGGAGACGCCACTGCCGTTGGAACCGCGGCTGCACACTGGCGCAGAGAAGCCACCACAGTGGCGCTCTTCATCGACAATCAATCCCCATGACTGTCCTGGTCCGGTATGGATCGCCGCAGTGTGTCAGTCTGCCCAGCCCACCGACATCGGGCCGGAGCAACCAGTCGGTCGTGTGCTGACGGGCGTGAGAATGATGATATCATGCCACACGCCGTTGCTCGGGCCGGGTGTGTCGGGTCTTCTCTTCTCTTCTTCGAAGACGGCGCAAAAGGTGTGGTTGGTGGGACACTGCTGGAGCCCTGCTCCTGGACGGAGCCACGAGCAGCGGGTGGGGTGGCACAGCTCCGCTTCGTGCAAGTCGAGCCGATCTGATCATACCACGACCGATCTGGGGAACTCTCGTGCTGCGTGGATATCCAGAGTCTGGACGTGATCAACGGACGAGCGGCCCAAGGCGGTTCTGCGTGGGCCGAAGCCTGCGCCAAGGCGTCCAGAAGCAGCGGTCGCCTTCTGCGAAGGTCCTATTGTCGGCTGGCGCGTTGCCCATTGCATAGGGCACAACCGAACAGAGAGCCATTGCACAAATGCTTCGAGCTTTGTGATCCGAACGTCACTGAGCATTGCAGGATGCCTACATAGGGAGGGGGTTAGGGGGCAAGGGGtttagggggttagggggttgGGGGTTAGGAATTCAATAGGGATCGCATTAGGGAAGAGTCAGAAAGCCCATGAGGAAACGCATTAGGACATTCCTTAGTAGTGGATATTCGGCCGAGACACGGGTGATTAGCCCACCCAATGGCCCGAATTTGCTCCCGCGATCCCCCAAACCTTGCCTGCGGGATGCGGGCACTGCGCCCAACGCTATTGGCCCTTAGCGCAGGGCCTGGATAAGACAacgatggcgagcagcgtgtGGCACTTCGTCTACTTCGATGAGGAGAGCGTTTATGATGCCACTCGACGTCGTTCTCGACTTTCTCGACCTTTTCCACCACACTCACACATCTGAGACATGCCACGTGACCCTCCCTGCATCCTAGAGAGCCACATTGTGCCACATGTCGCTTTTTCCGAGCGCCGAATTACGCCTACTAGCAAGATTAAAACCATTTCAATACGAATCTGTCACCCACCGGAGGCCGACTCCTCCGGGACCACCAGTAGGCCGATTCCTGCTGGTTACCACCTGGGAGGGCGCCCCAGGGTGGTTGTATTTGTAGTTCTTTCTCAGAAAAATCACAAAAAAAAAAAATCAAATAAGCCCATTAAACACCACGTACCGAGCGGTTTGTCACTAGGCAAGACGGGGTTGTACGATAAGAGGCGATACAGCATTATAATATCTAATAATTTAAATTGTAGAGTTGGAAATGCGGGCTCCAGTGTCAAAATAAGGGATCTAAACCAGTTGAAAAAAACCAATACACACACTCCTGCGGTTAGAACAGGTTGATTGATGAGAAAACCAATGGTAAACAAGTTAGCCAGGTAGCGGCACactctccccccccccccccccccccaatTTTTTTTTTTGAAATGGATCAGACGCAAGCCAGAGCTCGCATGGAGCATTGGAAGTAAGGCAGAGCTCGCGTTAGAGGTAAGCCGGCGACCGTTGtgacgccacgccgtcgcgcggcggcaaATGTCGATCAACTACACACTGATCGACGCCATGTTAGGAAGACAGCCCAGAGAATGGCCCGAGGCCCCTGCGTACGGAGGATCTGTGTACAGCGTGACGTGGCAGGGGGTGGTCGGGTGCGGAGGTTGTTGCGACGAGTTCGCCATCCGCTGCGTCGCGGTGAATGACGTCGAGACGCAGGCGGGTCTGACTGGCAGTGAAGATCCATTGTTGCACTCTAGTCCGTACTTGGCTTTTGGCTCAGTAGTCTCACACAACGGAGCCGACTCCGCAACTGGACTGGGGGATTTGGGCCTCGAGGAGAGCGGAGAACGGGGTACGGTCGCGCTCGTTCTCTGCGGCAGCCTGGTCAGAGAGGGCAGCAGAAGGGGTGGGAACCGAACCTGCTGAGGGAGACGGCTAGCTCGAACAAGACATGATCGACTGGATCTTGGGGGAGGGGAGCCCACCTCGTTCCAGCCACTCGGGCTCCGCGGCCCATCTGGGCGTCAAATGGAGCTGCGAGTACCCGTCACCAACCGGCCGACCCTCGGTAGTCAGTGGACCCGAAGCCGTCGTCACTGTATACCTGACCAGTCTGACGACCGCTGACCAGACATGATAGTCAGGGCAACGTCCTCACCACATCGCCGGGGTAAGCGAGAGCAGGTGGCTCACGCAGTCTCGGGACTTGCTCTGGTCGCTCTTCAGTTCGAGAATCTACACCCACTTTCGACTGTCAGGTGCACATGGCGATGTTGTAACGAGGACCACTAGCCGCAACCACCTGGGACGGGTGTGCTCCCCGCCGCTGGAGGGCTAACAACCGCGCTATGCATCTGAGACCAGGGGCCAGCCCCCGCAACATGGGGCGGAGCCGATTGTGCATCGGCCGTTGGATATGTTGTATGCAGCGTCCAGCTTTCCTTGCTCTGTGGCGTGTGCGCATGGTTGGCCATGTGTGTCTGTAACCGCACACCAGGATATTATGGGAGCGTGGGGCGCATGCGTTCGACATGAGACGACACAGCAACGGGATGTTGTGTGGCACCCGGTAGGTGGAGGTGGCACGCACCCCTGTCGCGTCGCTGGCCATGCTGGCCAAGTCGAGCAACCACTTGCCGCCTTTGCGTACTCCTCCTGCCTTGCAGAGTCTCCAGTTTCATTAGCGTGAAGTCCCTCATCAACAGACAATCAACCGCTGCCGCCAGTCCAATGCATACACTCGTCTTGCCAGGTGGGCCAAGGGAGAGAGAGTACGAAAGGTAAGACCAACGCGAACAAGGACTACTGAATCTGCTGGTcgtggtgcgcgcgcaccacctATGTTGTTGGGGTTGTGATTGTTGTACGCCTACAGTGTTGAAAGTAGGATGAGTGTTGGTGTATAGAGGGGATATTTGATGAGGGTGAACAGAGTGAACCAAGTCCGTCGCTTTGGAACGGGACATGCGGGGGTATACTTTTTACGAAACGGCTACCACCGGCACCAATGGCCGGCTAGAAGAGCGATCTGGATATGGCTGTTGAGGCCGACAGGGCGCCTTTCCTTAGTAGCGGTAGCTGTGATCGTCAGTTCCTGATCGCCCATCCGTTTGACAGCAGATATCAAAATCACACTATCCGTGTGACAATGCAAAGCAACACTCACTGAGCAGGCTTGAAGCCCTCGAAGTCCGCCTTCTCGGGGAACAGGCCCAAATAGTCTTGCTTGGAATTGTTAGCAACGGGCGGCAAACGAACGTGGTCGATACTCACCTGGACAGGAGTAAGAGTGGTCAAGCGGACATTGAGCTGCTTAAGGTGCGCCCTCGCaacctcctcgtcaaggtcTGAGGGGCGTCAGCATGAGGAACGATTCTCGCGATCGGCAATGAAAGATCGGCAGGTTGTTGTCGGGGCACCCAGCAAAAGCCTTCAACAAGACCTTCGGTCGCCCGTTCATCCACCACCAATTGCAATGTCACCACTCACGCTTGGGCAAGACAGACACGCTCGGGCGCTGGTAAATGCCCTCCTTGTCGTTCCAGAGCGCGATCTGGGCCGCAACCTGGTTGGCGAACGAGCACGACATGACGAACGAGGGGTGGCCAGTGGCGCAGCCAAGGTTGACAAGacggccctcggcgaggaggatgatgtGGCGGCCGTTGGTGAGGGTGAAGAGGTCAACCTGGGGCTTGATGTTGACGTGCTCAACAGCGTTGGCCTTAAGCCAGGCAACGTCAATCTCGATATCGAAGTGGCTATTACGTAAGCACGATTACGAGTGTGTGTAGCACTATGCTCACCCGATGTTCGAAACGATGGCGTAGTCGGGGAAAGCGAGGAAGTCGTTCGCGGTCACAATGTCGCGGTTaccggtggtggtgacgacaATGTTGGCCTGGGGGGCGGCCTCCTCCATGGTGGCGACCTCGTAGCCCGACATGGAAGCCTGGAGGGCGTTGATGGGGTCGATCTCGGTAACGATGACACGGGCACCGTACGAGCGGAGAGACTCGGCGCACTGTTCACTCGCATCAGTCATACGTCGTTGCACCAGCGGCCATTATAGCACTCACGCCCTTGCCGACGTCACCGAagccggcgacgacagcaacCTTGCCGGCAATCATAACGTCGGTGGCGCGCttgatgccgtcgacgagcgactCGCGGCAGCCGTAGTAGTTGTCGAACTTGGACTTGGTGACCGAGTCGTTGACGTTGATGGCGGggagcttgagcttgccgtccttgagaGCGCGGTAGAGGTGGTGGACACCGGTGGTGGTCTCCTCAGAGACACCGCGgatgtcggcgaggtactGGGGGTACTTCTCGTGGACGAGGGTGGTGAGGTCACCtccgtcgtcgaggatgaggttGAGGGGCTTGCCGTCGGGGAAGGCGGTGAGGGTCTGCTCAATGCACCAGGTGTACTCCTCGTCGGTCTCGCCCTTCCAGGCGTAGACGGGGACACCGGTAGCGGCgatggcagcagcggcgtggtCCTGGGTGGAGAAGATGTTGCACGACGACCAGGTGACCTCGGCACCGAGAGCGGTGAGGGTCTCGATGAGGACGGCAGTCTGGATGGTCCTGGGAGAAGAGGTTAGGGGCGTGCTGGGGAAGGAAAGGCGGGGTGTGCTCGCTATGACCACCGCCCTTGCCCAAGCTACTCACATGTGGAGACAGCCAGCAATGCGGGCACCCTTGAGGGGCTGCGAGGGGCCGTACTTCTCACGGAAGTACATGAGACCAGGcatctccttctcggcgaggGAGATCTCCTTGCGGCCGAAagcggcgagcgagatgtCAGCGACCTTGTACGACATTTTTGGTTATTGAATGTGGTGTGGGTTGTGAGAAAGAAAGAAAGGAAGAAGGGGGGTGGAGAGATGGAGGGGGTTTAAAAGTTGGGGCGAGTGGTGCACGTTTATGCGGTCAGTCTGCGGCCAGTGGGTGGGTACGTGGGGcaggggagggaagggggggaCCGCCTTGctggaggggaggggggcctcggcggcggcagaaGGAAGGGGGGGCGTTGGGTGAGAGAGTGTGGACCCTGGTCTGGGCTGAAATCTTCACTGCTGGTGTGTGCCCTTGGCTGGTGCATACTCCACTCTGCGTCAATGACCCGACCGCCGCAAGCGTGCATGGGCCGATGGCAGCCAGGTCGGGTCCACAGTCAGCAACCagcgtgcagcgcggcgacggggcgtAACCAGCGAGACAATCAtga
Encoded here:
- the SPCP1E11.10 gene encoding Ankyrin repeat-containing protein, which produces MVQARAAKNLWVAASDGDIARVQELIASGATANDKDEHSYTPMHAAASYAHLPLLEYLVSVGGDVNLPDDDGDTPLFTCESVDAARWLVEHGANAAHRNDEGQTAADSVEDEHPAVAAYLRSVTGEAAPAAPAGAEVSQYAVDQYASRQTDDLLAETQRIMEEAERDGTDPEERLREVVGRAVRQGFNYGGELGHAADDAAATGDDAKRARGE
- the TPS2 gene encoding Trehalose-phosphatase; protein product: MEESMHPDPTPALPPSLEDIREQVARLEAAHRAKGLPLSGRIIHVAHHLPVEIVRLAQPNDTDVALTSPITPEFKPEDIVTVESADQKWKIHARQGHTAMVSGIRSLSDTHEQLVVAWTGDILSQPAGKTGQSTPNLGPTNPSSFVLQDNVELHAAPTQSPLMVIGSDFDFKEQREITNELKRFSDTEVEQEGYGKLTYVPVFMPQEISKGHYEGYCKTTLWPLFHYLLWLDSTATVPSPDPSWIAYQKANELFAKRVAEVWKPGDLVFVHDYHLQLVPKLIREFLGQSAHVSFPGPYGTQPPTSAAQSDSASAKSGDHSRDPSEVMIALFVHTPWPSSEIFRCLPKRNEILEGMLGANLVLFQTYSYSRHFISSCIRVCGYESTTNGVDVNGVITVVSHCPIGIDVKRVAHDRDAPGVRPKMDSLRQLYADKKIIVGREKLDAPKGVYNKLQAFEVFLEKYPDWRNKVVLIQVTTPALSESPKLERMVAELVSHINGTYGSLDFTPVHHYHQAIERDEYFALLSVADLALITSLRDGMNTTSMEFIICQDKSNKSPLVLSEFMGTSSSFGEALKINPHDLVGVADAIEKGLSMGEEEKETRHAALYKSVVGHTSHTWAATMVQLLLENVGNEHTAHQTPVLDTALMKSKYASAKKRLMLFDYDGTLTPIVKVPSAAVPTARTRAAIAALAADPKNVVYLISGRDGDFLEEHWGMVKHLGFSAEHGSFVKTREDGEWMNMTEALDMSWMSEVEEIFRYYTERTTGSTIELKKASITWHYRNADPVFGEFQCKQALDLLESSLAPRRPIEVLVGKKNLEVRPLAINKGEIVRRLIYENPDADFIMCAGDDKTDEDMFRALRTVFPPGGPREDEPVLMKPPVGITSVLDPDDAEALPEKEIHIRPDGVFATTVGSAAKKTLAGWHVTGPEEVVDAVEQLLKK
- the pi047 gene encoding Adenosylhomocysteinase — encoded protein: MSYKVADISLAAFGRKEISLAEKEMPGLMYFREKYGPSQPLKGARIAGCLHMTIQTAVLIETLTALGAEVTWSSCNIFSTQDHAAAAIAATGVPVYAWKGETDEEYTWCIEQTLTAFPDGKPLNLILDDGGDLTTLVHEKYPQYLADIRGVSEETTTGVHHLYRALKDGKLKLPAINVNDSVTKSKFDNYYGCRESLVDGIKRATDVMIAGKVAVVAGFGDVGKGCAESLRSYGARVIVTEIDPINALQASMSGYEVATMEEAAPQANIVVTTTGNRDIVTANDFLAFPDYAIVSNIGHFDIEIDVAWLKANAVEHVNIKPQVDLFTLTNGRHIILLAEGRLVNLGCATGHPSFVMSCSFANQVAAQIALWNDKEGIYQRPSVSVLPKHLDEEVARAHLKQLNVRLTTLTPVQQDYLGLFPEKADFEGFKPAHYRY